The sequence GAGGCAAGCGGGGCAGTCGCATGGAAGGAGTCTGCGCTCTCTCAAAAAAACGGAAGCCCGACCACCGAGAAGGGGGCCGGGCTCCGGAACATCACCTGGGAGTGCGTCTCAGGCGGCGCGGACGTTCTGCGCCTGCAGGCCCTTGGGGCCCTTGGTGACCTCGAACTGCACCTTCTGGCCCTCGGCCAGCGTGCGGAAGCCATCCATGTTGATCGCGGTGTGGTGGACGAACACGTCCTCACCTCCGCCATCCTGGGTGATGAAACCGAAGCCCTTCGCGTCGTTGAACCACTTCACAGTACCAGTTGCCATGAACCTTCTTCTTTCGTTGCAAGGCGGCTTTCACCGCCCTTCATTCATACCCAGCACGCTGGGTGAGCGCTCACGTAGCCCGACTCTCCCAGAAAGTCGAGAGGGCGGCAGTGGAAGCGTCGAAAAAGAGGAGAGGCTGAACAGCTCTCCGTGAATATTCCAACACCAGAAGCAGGCAGGCACGCGTGGGTACGCGCGCGGGCGCCGAGTGCATAGCTTGAAGGGCTAAAACCTCTCAGGAGTCTCGGATGGCCGAGCTGAACCCTCTCCAAGACACGCACCCCTCGCGGGAAAGCCTTTCACGCGCGGTCTCCCAGGCCCTGCGCCACGTTTGGGATCGCAGCGCCGCGGCAGGCATTGTCTCCCAGCCGCTCGCGGGAGGACGGCTGCCGCTGCGCCGCTGGCTGCCCCAGGGCGCACACTCGCTGCTCGATATCGCGGCGGGGGTGGCGGTGGCGCTCGCGGGACAGCTCTCCGGGGACCGCACAGCTCAGCGCGTCAGCCGGCTGTTGGGACTGAAGCTCGTGGGCACCACCCTGCTCACGGACAGCCAGGTGACGCTCTCTCGCCTGGTGCCCATCGAGCTGCACGAGCTGGTGGACTACGGCTGGGGGCTCGCCACCCTGGCCGCGCCCTTCGTGGGGGGCTACGCGCGCAGGGCTCCTGGGGCCACGGCGGTGCACGTGCTGGCGGGAACGGCCGTCATCGTCGGCTCGCTCGTCACGGACTATCGCTGCCGCAGCGGCATGCACTTGGGCCACGAGCGCATCACGGATCCGGGGCCTCTCAGCGCATGAGCGACCGAGGCGTGAGGCCCTGAAAAGCGAAGCGGCAGGGCACCCGGAGGCACCCTGCCGCTCGTGAAGCTCAGGGAAGCGGGAGCCTCAGGCCCCCGCTCTCGGGACTACTTGTGGGCGCCCTCGCCCTTCATCGGCGTCTCGATGCGCATGCCGTAGAACGACCGGTACACGAAGACGAGCGACAGGACGAAGAACACCACGGACAGCACGTGGGTGAGCATGGTGTTGCCGGACTTGTTCAGCTCCACCGCCAGCTCCACCGCGAGCAGGCCGAACAGGGTGGTGAACTTGATGACCGGGTTGAGCGCCACGGACGAGGTGTCCTTGAACGGATCGCCCACCGTGTCGCCGACCACCGTGGCCGCGTGCAGGTCCGTGCCCTTGGCGCGCAGCTCCGTCTCCACCAGCTTCTTCGCGTTGTCCCACGCGCCACCCGCGTTCGCCATGAACACGGCCTGGTACAGACCGAAGATGGCGATGGAGATCAGGTAGCCAATGAAGAAGTACGGCTCGGCGCAGGCGAACGCCAGGGTGCTGAAGAACACGCCCAGGAAGATGTTGAGCATGCCCTTCTGCGCGTACTGGGTGCAGATCTCCACCACGCGCTTGGAGTCCGTCACGCTCGCCTTCTCCACGCCCTCCAGCTTGATGTTGGCCTTGATGAACTCCACCGCGCGGTAGGCGCCCGTGGACACCGCCTGCATCGAGGCGCCCGAGAACCAGTAGATGACCGCGCCGCCCGTCACCAGGCCCAGCAGGAAGGGCGCGTGCAGCAGGGACAGGTTGCCCAGGCCCGCGGCCTTCAGCGACATGATGCCGTTGGTCGTCTCCGTGCCCACCAGCAGCACGATGATGGAGAAGATCATCGTCGTGGCGCCCACCACCGCGGTGCCGATGAGCACCGGCTTGGCCGTCGCCTTGAACGTGTTGCCCGCGCCGTCGTTCTCCTCCAGGTACTCCTTGCCCTTCTCGAAGTTGGGCGTGAAGCCGAAGTCCTTGGCCACTTCCTCCTTCACGTTGGGCACGTTCTCGATCAGCGACAGCTCGTACACGCTCTGCGCGTTGTCCGTCACAGGACCGTAGCTGTCCACCGCGATGGTGACCGGGCCCATGCCCAGGAAGCCGAACGCCACCAGGCCGAACGCGAACACCGCCGGGGCCAGCATCAGCTCCACCGGCACGGTCGTGCTCACCCAGAAGGCGGCGCCCATCAGCCCCGCGATGATGATGCCCATCCAGTAGGCGGAGAAGTTACCGGCCACCAGGCCGGAGATGACGTTGAGGCTGGGGCCACCCTCCTGGCTGGCCTTCACCACCTCGCGCACGTGGCGGCTCTCGGTGGAGGTGAAGGCCTTGACGACCTCCGGGATGATCGCGCCGGCCAGCGTGCCGCAGGTGATGATCAGCGACAGCTTCCACCACAGCGTGGTGTCATCCGCCAGGTTCGGGATGAGCAGGTAGCTGACCACGAAGGTGAGCGCCACGGACACGATCGACGTGAGCCACACCAGGAACGTCAGCGGGTGCTCGAAGTTCATCTTGTCGGCGGTCTTGTACTTGCCGCCCTGGATGATGCCGTTCACGCCGTAGGACAGCAGGCTGGCCACCACCATCACGATGCGCATCACGAAGATCCACACCAGCAGCTGCACCTGGAACGAAGGGGGCACCGCCAGCAGGATGAAGGTGATGAGCGCCACGCCCGTCACGCCGTAGGTCTCGAAGCCGTCCGCCGAGGGGCCCACGCTGTCGCCCGCGTTGTCGCCCGTGCAGTCGGCGATCACGCCGGGGTTGCGCGCGTCGTCTTCCTTGATCTTGAAGACGATCTTCATCAGGTCCGAGCCGATGTCCGCGATCTTCGTGAAGATACCGCCCGCGATGCGCAGCACCGAGGCGCCCAGCGACTCGCCGATGGCGAAGCCGATGAAGCACGGGCCCGCGTAGGTGGGCGGGACGAAGATCAGGATGATGAGCATCAGCAACAGCTCGGTGCTGATGAGCACCATGCCGATGGACATACCGGCCTGCAGCGGGATGGCGTAGGTGGGGTAGGGCTTGCCGCGCAGGGACGCGAACGCCGTGCGGCTGTTGGCGAACGTGTTCACCCGGATGCCGAACCAGGCCACGCCGTAGCTGCCCGCGATGCCGATGAGGCTGAAGAGGATGATGGCCAGCAGCTTGGCCGGCGCCTCGCTCAGCATGTGCTGCAGGAAGCCGAAGTAGCCGACCATCACCACCAGCAGCAGCGCCCACAGGCCGAGGATGAACTTGCCCTGGGTGATGAGGTACGTCTTGCACGTCTCGTAGATGAGCTCGGAGATCTCCAGCATCGACCGGTGCACGGGCAGGTTCTTCAGCTGGCCGTACTGGATGAAGCCGAAGACCAGGCCGAGCACGCTCACCAGGATGCCGCCCAGCAACAGCTGCTGGCCATTGAGCGCGCCGCCGAGGAAGGACTGAGAGGTAAAGTCAGGGAGGACGAGGTCCGCCTCGCTGGCGCGGGCGGTGCTACCGGCGAGGACGGCCAGGAGTCCAAGGACTCGGGCAGCCACGCCGGTGACGCCCTGCAGGGGAGCGTCATTCCGTGAAACGGTGGGTGTCATGTGGGGTGCAACTCCTCAAGAGAGAAATTCGAGGGGTTGGCCGCCTGCGGGCGGTTACACCGCACGCCGACGCTTCAGCACAGCCTCGCCCTTCTAGAGCCAGAAGAGCCCAGAAGGCGGCGGCCCCTTAGCACGGGGCGAGTGCGAAAGTCGACTCTTACGGTACGACACGGTCGAAGGGCAGGGGCCCTCCCCCGAGGTTGATCGGTCTCCCATGGGCTGCCGCGAGGAGAACGTCCCCGTTGGGAACCTCTGCTGCACGTAACGCCTGGCTGTCCCCCAGCACCAGCGCCCGCGACCCTCTCAAGGCTCCCACGCCCTCACCCGCTCCCAACCCGCCCAACCTTCCCCATCCCCCTGCCCGCCACTCCCCTACACCCCCCCGACCGACCCCTGCCCTTCGAACCGCACCTCACCCTTCTGCAAGCACATTGCCAACGCCACGTTGGGGCCGATCCCTCGGGAAGACGCGGGCATGGAGCCTCTCAACGGCTGGAGAGGGCCCCCGGCTGCCGTAAAAACTCCTGGCTCTGGAGGGCAAGAGAGGGTGAGGAGGTAAAAAGAACGCGCCCGCCTGGGATGCGAGCATCCCAGCGGCGGGCGCGGGGGTGGCACAGGGCACACCCGGGACCTACAAGTTGCAGTGCGAACTAGTTCACCTTGACCTGGAGCTCCTTGAGGACCTCATCGCCGCGCATGACGCTCACGGTCCAGTTGCCCGCCTTGTTCAGGCGCACACCGGTCCACTGGCGGGCGCGCCAGCCGTCGCCCTTGACCTTGACGTCCTTCGTCTCGCGCACGGTGGCGCCCTGCTTGGTCTGGACCAT comes from Hyalangium minutum and encodes:
- a CDS encoding cold-shock protein: MATGTVKWFNDAKGFGFITQDGGGEDVFVHHTAINMDGFRTLAEGQKVQFEVTKGPKGLQAQNVRAA
- a CDS encoding sodium-translocating pyrophosphatase; its protein translation is MTPTVSRNDAPLQGVTGVAARVLGLLAVLAGSTARASEADLVLPDFTSQSFLGGALNGQQLLLGGILVSVLGLVFGFIQYGQLKNLPVHRSMLEISELIYETCKTYLITQGKFILGLWALLLVVMVGYFGFLQHMLSEAPAKLLAIILFSLIGIAGSYGVAWFGIRVNTFANSRTAFASLRGKPYPTYAIPLQAGMSIGMVLISTELLLMLIILIFVPPTYAGPCFIGFAIGESLGASVLRIAGGIFTKIADIGSDLMKIVFKIKEDDARNPGVIADCTGDNAGDSVGPSADGFETYGVTGVALITFILLAVPPSFQVQLLVWIFVMRIVMVVASLLSYGVNGIIQGGKYKTADKMNFEHPLTFLVWLTSIVSVALTFVVSYLLIPNLADDTTLWWKLSLIITCGTLAGAIIPEVVKAFTSTESRHVREVVKASQEGGPSLNVISGLVAGNFSAYWMGIIIAGLMGAAFWVSTTVPVELMLAPAVFAFGLVAFGFLGMGPVTIAVDSYGPVTDNAQSVYELSLIENVPNVKEEVAKDFGFTPNFEKGKEYLEENDGAGNTFKATAKPVLIGTAVVGATTMIFSIIVLLVGTETTNGIMSLKAAGLGNLSLLHAPFLLGLVTGGAVIYWFSGASMQAVSTGAYRAVEFIKANIKLEGVEKASVTDSKRVVEICTQYAQKGMLNIFLGVFFSTLAFACAEPYFFIGYLISIAIFGLYQAVFMANAGGAWDNAKKLVETELRAKGTDLHAATVVGDTVGDPFKDTSSVALNPVIKFTTLFGLLAVELAVELNKSGNTMLTHVLSVVFFVLSLVFVYRSFYGMRIETPMKGEGAHK